A window of Macrotis lagotis isolate mMagLag1 chromosome X, bilby.v1.9.chrom.fasta, whole genome shotgun sequence contains these coding sequences:
- the LOC141502397 gene encoding BAR/IMD domain-containing adapter protein 2-like 1 isoform X2, whose translation MFLFNSFFILVLQSAELLNSKLPKWQETCGDATKVPEKIMNMIEEIKTPNSTPVSGTPQPSPMIERSSLVGKDYDTLPKYSPKMPPARAYASPLADMFNNPAAVPKTSERLNNIPDNSEDPSLQRSISVATGLNMIKRQKVKTIFPHTAGSNKTLLSFAQGDIITLLISEEKDGWLYGEHEQTKERGWFPLSYTKPLEENEEETLNVPNPNPAPVRSISTVNLAEKSNVVIPPPDYLECLSGVAAADRRIDTSLKSSTFKPPAPKPEITSPWRKSFCYCETPTNSDK comes from the exons ATGTTCctctttaactctttttttattttggttttacagTCTGCTGAATTACTCAATTCTAAACTACCTAAATGGCAGGAAACTTGTGGTGATGCCACTAAAGTGCCAGAGAAGATCATGAATATGATAGAAGAAATAAAGACCCCAAATTCTACCCCAGTATCAGGAACTCCTCAACCTTCACCAATGATAGAAAGAAGCAGTTTG GTCGGGAAAGATTATGACACTCTTCCAAAGTATTCACCAAAGATGCCCCCAGCCAGAGCCTATGCCAGTCCTCTGGCTGATATGTTCAACAACCCAGCAGCTGTCCCAAAGActtcagaaaggttaaataatatACCTG ATAATTCAGAGGATCCCAGTTTACAGCGATCTATTTCTGTGGCAACGGGATTAAACATGATTAAAAGGCAGAAAGTAAAAACAATCTTCCCACATACTGCTGGAAGTAACAAGACATTGCTTAGCTTTGCACAAGGAGACATCATCACATTGCTCATCTCAGAGGAAAAAGATGGCTGGCTCTATGGAGAACATGAACAAACCAAAGA GAGAGGCTGGTTTCCATTATCATATACGAAGCcactagaagaaaatgaagaggaaacacTGAATGTGCCAAATCCCAA TCCTGCACCTGTTAGAAGCATCAGTACAGTGAACTTAGCAGAAAAAAGTAATGTCGTCATCCCGCCTCCTGATTATCTAGAATGTTTATCTGGAGTTGCTGCTGCAGACAGAAGAATAGATACTTCTTTAAAAAGTTCTACATTTAAGCCACCAGCACCCAAACCAGAAATCACATCTCCT